The Musa acuminata AAA Group cultivar baxijiao chromosome BXJ2-2, Cavendish_Baxijiao_AAA, whole genome shotgun sequence genome has a segment encoding these proteins:
- the LOC103975300 gene encoding actin-depolymerizing factor 11, with protein MAFLRSSSNASSGMGVAEDCRDIFLELQRKKTHRYVIFKIDEKQKQVIVEKTGGATESYDDFLASLPENDCRYAVYDFDFVTEENCQKSKIFFIAWSPSISRIRAKMLYATSKDRFRREMDGVHYEIQATDPSEVDLEILRDRAH; from the exons ATGGCTTTCCTCCGATCGTCC TCAAATGCTTCTTCTGGGATGGGTGTTGCTGAGGATTGCAGGGACATCTTCCTGGAGCTTCAAAGAAAGAAGACACATCGATATGTGATTTTCAAAATTGATGAGAAACAAAAGCAGGTTATTGTGGAGAAGACTGGAGGTGCAACTGAAAGCTATGATGATTTCTTGGCATCTCTGCCTGAGAATGATTGTCGTTATGCCGTCTATGATTTCGACTTTGTAACTGAAGAGAATTGTCAAAAGAGCAAGATCTTTTTCATAGCCTG GTCTCCTTCTATATCCCGAATCCGAGCTAAGATGCTGTATGCCACCTCCAAGGATAGATTCAGGAGAGAGATGGATGGAGTTCACTATGAGATTCAGGCAACTGATCCCTCAGAGGTGGACCTTGAGATCCTGAGAGACCGGGCACATTAA